In Cynocephalus volans isolate mCynVol1 chromosome 16, mCynVol1.pri, whole genome shotgun sequence, the following proteins share a genomic window:
- the LOC134365073 gene encoding leucine-rich repeat-containing protein 37A-like, producing MELSSPWGQRKGPTESSVVLEVHQIDTASFFSSVGCFRFLRHRKFSKKNHCQKGLFLLWKPVWLRDIYKPLRATHQKNISKKLHDKTSSDEDERALPESARREDSVFIDMPDEGEESEVPEGNTE from the exons ATGGAGCTGTCATCACCCTGGGGACAAAGGAAGGGGCCAACAGAGAGCAGTGTTGTCCTGGAGGTTCATCAGATTGACACAGCATCCTTCTTCTCCAGTGT GGGCTGTTTCAGATTTCTGCGGCATAggaaattctcaaagaaaaatcACTGTCAG AAGGGCCTTTTCCTGTTATGGAAGCCTGTTTGGCTTAGGGATATATATAAACCACTGAGAGCTACCCACCAGAAAAATATATCCAAAAAGCTGCATGACAAGACATCTTCTGATGAGGATGAGAG GGCGCTCCCTGAATCAGCCCGAAGAGAGGACTCCGTGTTCATAGATATGCCTGACGAGGGAGAGGAAAGCGAGGTGCCTGAGGGGAACACAGAGTGA
- the LOC134365025 gene encoding large ribosomal subunit protein uL16-like, translated as MACSSSGQETQSLVQASPNPDRYVQCFGKPQGTVARVHIGQVIMSIHTKLQNEEHVIEALCRAKFKFPGCQKIHLSKKWGFTKFNVDESEDMVIEKQLIPDGCGINYIPNRVPLDKRRALLS; from the exons ATGGCGTGCTCATCCAGTGGGCAGGAGACCCAAAGCCTTGTTCAGGCTTCTCCA AATCCAGACAGGTATGTGCAGTGCTTTGGAAAGCCGCAGGGCACAGTGGCCAGGGTTCACATTGGCCAAGTCATCATGTCCATCCACACCAAGCTGCAGAACGAGGAGCATGTGATTGAGGCCCTGTGCAGGGCTAAGTTCAAGTTCCCTGGCTGCCAGAAGATCCACCTCTCAAAGAAGTGGGGCTTTACCAAGTTTAATGTGGATGAATCTGAAGACATGGTCATTGAGAAGCAGCTCATCCCAGATGGTTGTGGGATTAACTACATCCCCAACCGTGTCCCCCTGGACAAGAGGCGGGCCCTGCTCTCCTGA